A genome region from Bordetella genomosp. 10 includes the following:
- a CDS encoding ABC transporter ATP-binding protein produces MSDILDVRDLTTQLISRNGLVTAVDHVNLKVRRGSALALVGESGSGKSMTCSSLMGVLPANGRVVSGQVLFNGEDLLKKSARDLRQIRGRRIGMVLQDAMTSLNPLMTIGDQIAEVFRYHHGIRNLAELRRRSIEALEAVKIPAASERLDSYPFQFSGGMRQRVSIAINIACAPDLLFCDEPTTALDVTVQLQILALLRELQQQRNMSIVFITHDLRLASQFCDDVAIMYAGRIVERGPIGQVFRQPVHPYTEALLRAAPALGTRHERLLTIPGAPSSPNARGPGCRFAPRCPEADERCRLALPDWFAWQDERRAAACWHTPQRLDAPVVWRGPGTWDMDARLEAAA; encoded by the coding sequence ATGAGCGATATACTCGACGTGCGCGACCTGACCACGCAATTGATTTCCCGCAACGGCCTCGTCACCGCGGTGGATCACGTCAATCTCAAGGTGCGGCGAGGCAGCGCACTGGCCCTGGTCGGAGAATCGGGTTCGGGAAAGAGCATGACCTGTTCGTCGTTGATGGGCGTACTGCCAGCCAATGGCCGCGTCGTGTCGGGGCAGGTGCTGTTCAACGGCGAGGACCTGCTGAAGAAAAGTGCGCGCGACTTACGGCAAATCCGGGGGCGGCGGATCGGCATGGTGTTGCAGGACGCCATGACGTCATTGAACCCCCTGATGACGATAGGGGACCAGATCGCCGAGGTCTTCCGCTATCACCATGGCATCAGAAATCTCGCGGAACTGCGCCGGCGTTCCATTGAGGCGCTCGAAGCCGTGAAGATACCCGCCGCCAGCGAGCGATTGGACAGCTATCCATTCCAGTTCAGCGGCGGAATGCGGCAACGCGTGTCGATCGCCATCAATATCGCCTGCGCGCCCGACCTGCTTTTCTGCGACGAACCAACGACAGCGCTCGACGTGACCGTGCAATTGCAGATCCTTGCGTTGCTGCGTGAACTCCAGCAGCAACGCAATATGAGCATCGTTTTCATCACCCACGATCTGCGCCTGGCCTCGCAGTTCTGCGATGACGTCGCCATCATGTACGCCGGACGCATCGTCGAGCGGGGGCCTATCGGACAGGTCTTCCGCCAACCTGTCCATCCTTACACGGAAGCCTTGCTGCGCGCGGCGCCCGCGCTGGGCACCAGGCACGAACGTCTGCTCACCATACCCGGGGCCCCCTCCTCGCCGAACGCGCGCGGTCCAGGCTGCCGCTTCGCGCCTCGCTGCCCGGAGGCCGACGAACGCTGCCGCCTGGCCTTGCCGGATTGGTTCGCCTGGCAGGATGAGCGGCGCGCGGCCGCCTGTTGGCACACACCACAACGCCTGGATGCGCCTGTCGTGTGGCGTGGCCCCGGCACCTGGGACATGGATGCGCGATTGGAGGCCGCGGCATGA
- a CDS encoding ABC transporter permease: protein MYAYILKRLAQSLVTVLLAVAVIFVIVRAVGDPTQILLPPEATESDRQVLREQMGLNRPLAVQFVSYLSDIAHGRLGMSYRYSKPAGTVVWNSLFPTLLLAATSLALALLLGMSLGVASAVWPGSVIDQFGKLFAVLGQAGPPFFFSLIFIKLFSLRLGWFPTGGYGTAAHLALPTLALGWYAAAGIARLTRSSMGTALHSEYVKFARIKGVPEHVIVLRHALRNALLPVLTFVSLQFGILLGGAVSVEVVFAWPGLGQLLLDSINNLDYTVVQAAVLLIAVNFVLLNLVVDLLYAVVDPRIHYG from the coding sequence ATGTACGCATACATCCTGAAGCGGCTGGCTCAATCGTTGGTTACCGTATTGTTGGCGGTCGCGGTGATCTTCGTCATCGTGCGCGCCGTGGGCGATCCTACCCAGATCCTGCTGCCTCCGGAAGCCACGGAGTCCGATCGCCAGGTGCTACGCGAACAAATGGGATTGAATCGGCCCTTGGCGGTGCAATTCGTGTCTTATCTTTCTGACATTGCACACGGCCGGCTTGGCATGTCCTATCGATATTCCAAGCCGGCCGGAACCGTCGTGTGGAACTCCCTGTTTCCGACGTTGCTCCTGGCGGCGACCTCGCTGGCGCTGGCGCTGCTGCTGGGCATGTCCCTGGGCGTGGCGAGCGCCGTCTGGCCTGGCAGCGTGATCGACCAATTCGGCAAGTTGTTCGCCGTCCTCGGCCAGGCCGGCCCGCCTTTCTTCTTCAGCCTGATCTTCATCAAGCTGTTCTCCCTGCGGCTGGGCTGGTTCCCCACAGGAGGCTACGGCACGGCCGCCCATCTGGCGCTGCCCACGCTTGCCCTCGGCTGGTACGCCGCCGCGGGGATCGCGCGCCTGACGCGATCCAGCATGGGCACGGCCTTGCATTCCGAATACGTGAAATTCGCGCGCATCAAGGGCGTACCCGAGCATGTGATCGTATTACGCCATGCGCTGCGCAACGCATTGCTGCCCGTCCTGACCTTCGTCTCGCTGCAGTTTGGCATCCTGCTTGGAGGCGCGGTTTCAGTCGAGGTGGTTTTTGCGTGGCCAGGACTCGGCCAACTGCTGCTGGATTCCATCAACAACCTGGACTACACCGTCGTACAGGCGGCGGTATTGCTGATCGCGGTGAATTTCGTGCTGCTCAACCTGGTCGTCGACCTTCTGTACGCCGTCGTCGATCCACGCATCCACTATGGCTGA
- a CDS encoding LacI family DNA-binding transcriptional regulator: MSKSVSVRDVAREAGVSIGSVSRVLNGGDNVSDVLRAKVLAVVQRLGYRANVHARGLRLGVSQIVGCMVPEIRNPIYSTFVGAVESELNSQGYMLLLGSSRGSIEREQELLRFFEGHGVDGIIATPSVEGPDFAKGPFGRSKTPLIVYGRDADGLRDTVHVDQRGGARQAVEYLLSLGHRRIALFTGGFQLRTGIERVAGYRQAHAAAGLEVDERLIRPVESWLYRCADDMQALLRLPDPPTAVIAPSTRMLGGALKAARLAGLSIPGDISAIGLGPTDAVEFSVLPLTVVRWDVESSGRLVSQLLIERIKARDAPCRTLTVESELVLGQSCAPYRGRSSRSAS, from the coding sequence ATGAGCAAGAGTGTGTCGGTGCGCGACGTGGCGCGGGAAGCTGGAGTTTCGATCGGCAGTGTGTCCAGGGTGCTCAATGGCGGCGACAACGTAAGCGACGTATTGCGAGCCAAGGTGTTGGCCGTGGTGCAGCGCCTGGGTTATCGGGCGAATGTGCATGCGCGCGGGCTGCGGCTGGGGGTGAGCCAGATCGTGGGTTGCATGGTGCCCGAGATACGCAACCCCATTTACTCCACCTTCGTCGGCGCGGTCGAGTCTGAGTTGAATTCGCAGGGCTATATGTTGCTGCTGGGAAGTTCGCGTGGCAGCATCGAGCGCGAGCAGGAATTGCTGCGCTTCTTCGAAGGCCACGGCGTGGATGGCATCATTGCGACGCCAAGTGTCGAAGGGCCCGATTTCGCCAAAGGTCCGTTCGGACGCAGCAAGACGCCTTTGATCGTCTACGGTCGGGATGCGGATGGCTTGCGCGACACGGTACACGTCGACCAGCGCGGCGGCGCGCGGCAAGCCGTGGAATACCTGCTTTCGCTAGGGCATCGGCGCATCGCGCTTTTCACCGGAGGCTTTCAGCTACGCACCGGGATCGAACGTGTCGCAGGCTACCGTCAGGCCCACGCCGCGGCTGGGTTGGAGGTCGACGAGCGATTGATCCGTCCGGTGGAGTCGTGGCTTTATCGGTGCGCCGATGACATGCAGGCACTCCTGCGGCTGCCTGATCCACCCACGGCCGTCATCGCGCCAAGTACGAGGATGCTCGGCGGGGCGCTGAAGGCGGCACGGCTTGCCGGCCTTTCGATCCCGGGGGACATATCGGCTATCGGGCTGGGGCCCACGGACGCCGTTGAGTTTTCCGTTCTGCCCCTGACGGTCGTACGTTGGGACGTGGAGTCGTCCGGCCGGCTGGTGAGCCAGCTGCTGATCGAACGAATCAAGGCGCGCGATGCGCCTTGCCGCACTTTGACCGTCGAGTCTGAACTCGTACTGGGCCAGTCCTGCGCGCCTTACCGGGGAAGATCGTCCCGGTCGGCATCGTAG
- a CDS encoding ABC transporter substrate-binding protein yields the protein MSTLSQVKASGFRLKSLIAVGAAAMVLLSAGPAHAVGGKPAVDKSTLVVALPAEPGNLDPQVAPSVDSAKFAWNVFDTLYGFDRTGKLEPRLATDHKVSADGLVHTFTLREGVKFQNGAAFTSADVKYSIERIIEPATKSTRRPYFAPTVDKVETPDDKTVIIRLKQADGAFINKVAGYLYIVPKAYTQGLATPEAFAQAPIGTGPYRIVGHEVGRSLELQRFDGYWGKAPAIKTIRYRFIPEPSSRVNAVLSGEVDLVTDVAASDAEQLKTHEGISVTSIPGGSPLHVRIYSKEPGTPLSKPDVRLALNYAIDKNALIKSVYRGRAATLSSTIPSSYPYGSNPDLQPYPYDPAKAKALLAKAGYPKGFQTSVYFPAAFPRALGEAVVAYWGQVGIKVQLKTLDYVAFNRINNVHQSGPLAFSEFGNAIYDPIHVIGGSVSKDGTWSDYYNPEVQKLIDEVDGVSDLSRRDALFKQILKLTHDDGQAVLLAEVFLNYAKDSTLQWDPQVAGWSLNFRDASWK from the coding sequence ATGTCCACACTTTCGCAAGTCAAAGCTTCCGGCTTCCGCCTCAAATCCCTGATTGCGGTCGGCGCTGCGGCCATGGTCCTGCTCAGTGCCGGCCCCGCTCATGCGGTGGGTGGCAAACCCGCCGTCGACAAGAGCACGCTGGTGGTCGCGCTGCCTGCCGAGCCAGGCAATCTGGACCCCCAGGTCGCGCCCAGCGTCGACTCGGCCAAGTTTGCGTGGAACGTGTTCGATACGCTTTATGGCTTCGACCGCACGGGCAAGCTGGAACCTCGCCTGGCCACGGACCACAAGGTCAGCGCGGACGGACTGGTGCATACGTTCACGCTCAGGGAAGGCGTCAAGTTCCAGAATGGCGCGGCCTTCACCTCGGCCGACGTGAAGTACTCGATTGAAAGAATCATCGAACCGGCGACCAAGAGCACGCGCCGTCCCTACTTTGCACCCACTGTCGATAAAGTCGAGACGCCGGACGACAAGACCGTGATCATCCGTCTCAAGCAGGCCGATGGCGCGTTCATCAACAAAGTGGCGGGCTACCTGTATATCGTGCCAAAGGCCTATACCCAGGGCCTGGCTACGCCGGAAGCTTTCGCGCAGGCGCCCATAGGTACCGGGCCTTATCGCATCGTCGGACACGAAGTGGGCCGTTCGCTGGAACTGCAGCGCTTCGACGGCTACTGGGGCAAGGCCCCCGCGATCAAGACCATACGTTATCGCTTCATTCCGGAGCCGAGCAGCCGCGTGAATGCCGTACTATCCGGCGAAGTGGACCTGGTGACCGATGTCGCGGCATCCGATGCCGAGCAACTCAAGACGCACGAGGGAATCAGCGTGACATCGATTCCCGGCGGCAGCCCCCTGCATGTGCGCATCTACTCGAAAGAACCCGGCACGCCGCTCAGCAAGCCCGACGTCCGGCTTGCCTTGAACTACGCAATCGACAAGAATGCGCTGATCAAGAGTGTTTATCGCGGACGGGCGGCCACGCTCAGCTCCACCATCCCGTCGAGTTACCCCTACGGGTCCAATCCTGATCTACAACCCTACCCCTACGATCCGGCGAAAGCCAAGGCGTTGTTGGCCAAGGCCGGTTACCCGAAGGGGTTCCAGACATCGGTGTACTTCCCGGCGGCGTTCCCCCGCGCGCTTGGCGAGGCGGTCGTGGCCTACTGGGGCCAGGTCGGCATCAAGGTTCAGCTGAAGACCCTCGATTACGTCGCGTTCAACCGGATCAACAACGTCCATCAAAGCGGTCCGCTGGCTTTCTCCGAGTTCGGCAATGCGATCTACGATCCGATCCATGTCATTGGCGGCTCGGTCTCCAAGGACGGCACCTGGTCGGATTACTACAACCCGGAGGTGCAGAAGCTGATCGACGAGGTTGACGGCGTGTCCGACCTGTCCAGGCGCGATGCATTGTTCAAGCAGATCCTGAAATTGACGCACGACGATGGCCAGGCCGTGCTGCTCGCGGAAGTCTTCCTGAACTATGCCAAGGACTCCACGCTGCAATGGGATCCCCAGGTTGCCGGATGGAGCCTGAACTTCCGCGACGCATCCTGGAAGTAA
- a CDS encoding acyl-CoA dehydrogenase family protein, with protein sequence MNTVARQNSSDNLPEALARLPALAREIGIDAAQREVRRELPYAAFDAFRASGLAALRIPVERGGLGGSLEDAIHVVTTLAAAESNVAHALRVHFDVVESMRLAPRTPFHDRQVQRLVDGALYGGASGEQGTARAGQIETVLRREGDHYRVTGQKYYTTGSAYADYIRANFVDEEGKGVMAVIPVKAEGVRPVDDWDGMGQRMTASGSVVFENVRVDATEVLGKGEPSLAVRHGGAYRQLHLVAVAAGIVRNLASDAAAYVRAHGRPVLYSSASTASEDGFIQQVVGELSAASHAIDALVYENARVLGHSSDAIFHADADADEKVLQGALATARTQLIVAQLALKAGERLFDAGGASMTSRKYNFDRHWRNLRTIFSHNPLHHKARVVGEYVLNGTKTHLVEGRTF encoded by the coding sequence ATGAATACCGTTGCCCGACAGAATTCCTCCGATAATCTGCCCGAGGCGCTGGCGCGTCTGCCCGCATTGGCGCGGGAAATAGGCATTGACGCAGCGCAGCGCGAGGTCAGGCGCGAACTGCCTTACGCGGCCTTCGACGCCTTCCGGGCATCGGGGTTGGCCGCCTTGCGCATCCCGGTCGAACGCGGCGGGCTTGGCGGGTCCCTGGAAGACGCCATCCATGTGGTGACGACGCTGGCGGCAGCCGAGTCCAATGTCGCGCATGCCTTGCGGGTGCACTTCGATGTCGTCGAGTCCATGCGGCTGGCGCCGCGCACGCCTTTCCACGATCGGCAGGTTCAGCGTCTGGTCGACGGGGCGCTCTATGGCGGCGCCTCCGGCGAGCAAGGCACGGCGCGCGCGGGCCAGATCGAGACCGTCCTGCGGCGGGAAGGGGATCACTATCGGGTGACGGGCCAGAAGTACTACACGACGGGTTCGGCCTACGCGGACTACATCAGGGCTAACTTCGTGGATGAAGAAGGCAAGGGTGTCATGGCCGTCATTCCCGTCAAGGCGGAGGGCGTGAGGCCCGTCGACGACTGGGACGGGATGGGCCAGCGCATGACCGCGAGCGGCAGCGTTGTCTTTGAAAACGTCCGGGTGGACGCCACCGAGGTCCTTGGCAAGGGCGAGCCGTCGCTGGCGGTACGCCATGGCGGGGCCTACCGCCAACTTCACCTGGTGGCCGTGGCGGCCGGCATCGTGCGCAACCTCGCGTCGGATGCCGCCGCCTACGTGAGAGCCCATGGCAGGCCCGTCCTGTACAGCAGCGCGTCCACCGCGAGCGAGGACGGATTCATACAGCAGGTGGTGGGTGAGCTCTCCGCGGCAAGCCATGCCATCGACGCCTTGGTGTACGAGAATGCACGTGTCCTGGGACATTCGTCGGACGCCATCTTCCATGCGGACGCCGATGCCGATGAGAAAGTGCTGCAGGGCGCCCTGGCTACCGCGCGCACGCAACTCATCGTGGCCCAGCTGGCCCTGAAGGCGGGTGAGCGTCTGTTCGACGCCGGTGGTGCGTCGATGACGTCCCGCAAGTACAACTTCGACAGGCACTGGCGCAATCTGCGTACGATCTTCAGCCACAATCCCTTGCATCACAAGGCGAGGGTGGTCGGCGAGTACGTGCTCAATGGCACGAAGACGCACCTTGTGGAAGGCCGGACGTTCTGA
- a CDS encoding ABC transporter permease, whose translation MADPHLSSSSPQLRQYAADPAEPDNGAIRRSRRWLARAQFWIALSIFAGVLTCALFAQWIAPFDALSIAPGDSFLPPSGLHWFGTDQLGRDVYARVVQSAQITLMIAASVVALAGIAGSLLGIMAGYFGGIVDAVAMRLADLQLALPAVILAMVLAGVVEASLGNLVIVLALSSWARFARVARGEVLSLRTRDFVLLARLAGASRRRIMLRHLAPGVLGTFIVLATLDAGTIVLFEATLSFLGLGVQAPLISWGGMIAEGRGFLNNAWWVCVFPGAVLIATVLALNVLGDALRDRLNPVIPQSW comes from the coding sequence ATGGCTGATCCTCACCTTTCATCGTCCAGCCCGCAACTGCGCCAGTATGCCGCGGATCCCGCGGAACCGGACAACGGCGCCATCCGGCGCAGCCGCCGGTGGCTCGCACGCGCACAGTTCTGGATCGCGCTGTCGATCTTCGCTGGCGTGCTGACATGCGCGCTCTTCGCACAGTGGATCGCGCCCTTCGATGCGCTGTCGATCGCGCCAGGCGACAGCTTCCTACCCCCATCCGGCCTGCACTGGTTCGGCACCGACCAGCTCGGGCGGGATGTCTACGCGCGCGTCGTGCAATCCGCACAGATCACCCTGATGATCGCAGCCAGCGTGGTCGCCTTGGCGGGGATCGCCGGCAGCCTGCTGGGAATCATGGCGGGCTACTTTGGCGGCATCGTCGATGCCGTGGCCATGCGTCTTGCGGATCTCCAACTGGCCCTGCCCGCCGTGATACTGGCCATGGTGCTGGCGGGCGTGGTCGAAGCCAGTCTCGGCAATCTGGTGATCGTGCTGGCGCTGTCCAGCTGGGCCCGGTTCGCCCGCGTGGCACGAGGAGAAGTGCTGTCCCTTCGAACGCGCGACTTCGTCTTGCTGGCGCGTCTCGCCGGGGCATCGCGCCGGCGTATCATGCTGCGCCACCTGGCGCCCGGCGTCCTCGGGACCTTCATCGTATTGGCCACCCTCGACGCGGGCACCATCGTCCTGTTCGAAGCCACGCTGAGCTTTCTGGGCCTGGGCGTGCAGGCGCCGCTGATCTCGTGGGGCGGAATGATCGCGGAGGGCCGCGGCTTCCTGAACAATGCGTGGTGGGTGTGCGTGTTCCCGGGCGCCGTGCTCATTGCCACGGTACTCGCCTTGAACGTCTTGGGCGACGCCCTGCGGGATCGGCTCAATCCCGTCATTCCACAATCCTGGTAA
- a CDS encoding ABC transporter ATP-binding protein codes for MSLPFISANALRKEYRVRRNPFGKGRTLHAVAGVSFALEQGETFGLVGESGSGKSTIAKVLLAAEPATAGSIHVAGHVLDAGKRVDRQFHRDVQPVLQDPYSSLNPLMRIEHIVDEPMRVHGLHRGKALRGKVHELLDLVGLTAEMARRHPHELSGGQRQRVAIARALGVQPKVLVLDEPVSALDVSIQAQVLNLLRDMQTERGLTYLLISHDLAVVAYMSTKVGVLYLGELMEIGPSETVVGSARHPYTQTLITASESRVDASATVAGEIPSPIDLPSGCRFEARCIHATARCRTEKPLLRPVSQDHWIACHLDIPALSAPPSRTAA; via the coding sequence ATGAGCCTACCCTTCATTTCCGCGAATGCGCTGCGCAAGGAGTACCGGGTCCGACGCAATCCTTTCGGCAAAGGCCGGACGTTGCACGCGGTCGCCGGGGTTTCGTTCGCCCTGGAACAGGGCGAGACATTCGGCCTGGTGGGTGAATCCGGCTCAGGAAAAAGCACCATTGCCAAGGTACTGCTTGCCGCCGAGCCCGCTACCGCAGGCTCGATCCACGTAGCCGGGCATGTGCTCGACGCAGGCAAGCGAGTCGACCGGCAGTTCCATCGGGACGTCCAGCCGGTTCTGCAAGACCCCTATTCATCCCTAAATCCCCTCATGCGCATCGAGCACATCGTCGACGAGCCGATGCGCGTCCATGGCTTGCACCGGGGTAAGGCCTTGCGCGGCAAGGTGCATGAATTGCTGGATCTGGTCGGCCTGACGGCGGAGATGGCCCGGCGGCATCCTCACGAGTTGAGCGGCGGCCAGCGCCAGCGCGTCGCCATCGCACGCGCACTCGGCGTTCAGCCCAAAGTACTGGTGCTCGACGAACCTGTGTCGGCGCTGGATGTGTCCATCCAGGCTCAAGTGCTGAACCTGCTGCGCGACATGCAGACGGAACGCGGCCTGACGTATTTATTGATCTCGCACGATCTCGCCGTCGTGGCCTATATGAGCACCAAGGTCGGCGTACTGTATCTGGGCGAGCTGATGGAAATCGGCCCGAGCGAAACGGTGGTCGGCTCCGCGCGTCACCCTTACACCCAAACGCTGATTACCGCGAGCGAAAGCCGCGTCGACGCGTCGGCGACCGTCGCGGGCGAAATCCCCTCGCCTATCGATCTGCCATCAGGATGCCGATTCGAAGCGCGCTGCATCCACGCAACGGCGCGTTGCCGCACGGAAAAACCACTATTGCGTCCAGTTTCCCAGGACCATTGGATAGCATGCCACCTTGATATCCCGGCGCTCTCCGCGCCCCCCTCGCGGACGGCTGCCTGA
- a CDS encoding LLM class flavin-dependent oxidoreductase: MSRQIRINAFALAAPSHLSPGLWRHPRDRSSEYNTLRYWTDLASIAERGKFDGIFLADGISLYDVYKGSSEPAVRLGVQFPRLDPILLVSAMAHVTQHLGFGITSSVTYEPPYLFARRMNTLDHITQGRVGWNIVTSFGNSGTKALKGEDAKPHGDRYALADDYLDLVYKYWEGSWEDAAAVRDRATGVFADPGLIHEVSHHSANFKSEGIFIAEPSPQRTPLLYQAGASTRGREFAARHAECVFVSGPTKKVVGDLVADVRRRAADNGRDPREILFFASIKIIPGKTESEAVAKYEDYRQYASVEGAAALYSRWSGIDLAQYDLDEPLRHEESNHMQSAVESYTTADPGRTWTVRDILEAIALGNRGSTLLVGSPSEVADGLQSWVDETDVDGFNLGYVLAHESFADFAELVVPELQRRGVYKKAYRAGTLREKLFGRSPRLGDSHPAHKHRRPGNAA; this comes from the coding sequence ATGTCCAGACAAATCCGAATCAATGCTTTCGCCCTGGCAGCGCCATCTCATCTCTCTCCCGGTCTCTGGCGGCACCCGCGCGACCGGTCGAGTGAATACAACACGCTGCGTTACTGGACGGATCTGGCGAGCATTGCCGAACGCGGAAAATTCGACGGCATCTTTCTCGCCGACGGCATCAGCCTCTACGACGTCTACAAGGGCAGCAGCGAACCGGCTGTCCGCCTGGGTGTGCAGTTCCCCCGCCTGGATCCCATCCTGCTGGTCTCGGCCATGGCGCACGTAACCCAGCACCTAGGCTTCGGCATCACCAGCAGTGTGACCTATGAGCCCCCATATCTTTTCGCGCGCCGCATGAACACGCTAGACCACATCACTCAAGGACGGGTCGGGTGGAACATCGTGACCAGCTTTGGCAATAGCGGCACCAAGGCATTGAAAGGAGAGGACGCCAAACCGCATGGCGACCGCTACGCACTGGCCGATGACTATCTGGATCTCGTCTACAAGTACTGGGAGGGCAGTTGGGAGGACGCCGCCGCCGTGAGGGACCGCGCCACCGGCGTGTTCGCGGACCCAGGGCTCATCCACGAAGTCTCCCACCATAGCGCCAATTTCAAAAGTGAAGGGATCTTCATCGCGGAGCCCTCGCCCCAGCGTACTCCCCTGCTCTACCAGGCCGGAGCGTCCACCCGGGGGCGGGAGTTTGCCGCTCGCCACGCCGAATGCGTGTTCGTCAGTGGCCCGACCAAGAAGGTGGTCGGTGACCTCGTCGCCGATGTGCGCCGTCGCGCTGCCGATAATGGGCGCGATCCGCGAGAAATCCTGTTCTTCGCGTCCATCAAGATCATCCCGGGCAAAACCGAGTCCGAGGCCGTCGCGAAGTACGAAGACTATCGCCAGTACGCAAGCGTGGAAGGGGCGGCGGCGCTGTACTCCCGCTGGAGTGGGATAGACCTCGCTCAATACGACCTCGACGAGCCATTGCGACACGAAGAAAGCAATCACATGCAATCGGCCGTGGAGTCTTACACGACCGCGGATCCCGGGCGGACCTGGACTGTGCGGGACATCCTGGAAGCCATCGCGTTAGGTAATCGCGGCAGCACGCTGCTGGTGGGCTCGCCCTCGGAGGTCGCCGATGGACTGCAATCCTGGGTGGACGAGACCGATGTCGATGGCTTCAACCTGGGCTATGTGCTGGCGCATGAGAGCTTCGCGGATTTCGCCGAACTGGTGGTCCCGGAGCTGCAGCGACGCGGCGTGTATAAAAAGGCCTACCGCGCGGGAACGTTGCGGGAAAAGCTCTTTGGCCGCTCGCCCCGCCTCGGCGACTCGCATCCCGCGCACAAGCACCGCCGCCCGGGGAACGCTGCCTAG
- a CDS encoding FAD-dependent oxidoreductase, producing MSAHFDVVVVGYGAAGAAAAIAAHDAGARVLIVEKMPYPGGLSVVSAGGARIAYDADAAARYLIATCGGRTPPDVLRRLAQGMVELPGWMQALAKEVDASVRVFPALGNYPFEGFDQLGYVEVDRLQSDATPLPPTFYSNAGTNFFGLLRQCVERRGIEVRLGTAAKSLLRTASGVHGLRIEHEGQSETVDARGGVILACGGFEANAQMQSQYFEATGTRPASFLGNTGDGITMAQALGADLWHMWHFHGPYGFRHPDPAFRYGLYAKNFPMWTPGHHPDPLPPVPWILVDQRGRRFANEYEPYPGDTGVRHFAHFDAASAAHSRLPAYLIVDRKGLEMYPLGRAIANDPAMTYRWSEDNLAEVELGILRRAESLPALATALGMDPVMLETQVRQWNAACDAGRDDAYDRRPETMLPLLHAPYYAAEVWPLVINTQGGPVHDAHQRVIDVRGEPIEGLYAAGELGSVFGHIYLAGGNLAECVVGGRNAARHLAHRLER from the coding sequence ATGTCGGCCCATTTCGACGTCGTCGTCGTTGGTTATGGCGCCGCGGGCGCCGCGGCGGCGATCGCCGCGCATGACGCGGGCGCCCGCGTCCTGATCGTCGAAAAGATGCCGTATCCCGGTGGCTTGTCCGTGGTCTCGGCCGGCGGCGCCCGGATCGCCTACGATGCGGACGCCGCGGCACGATACCTGATCGCGACCTGTGGGGGCCGCACACCACCGGACGTGCTCCGACGGCTCGCGCAAGGCATGGTCGAACTTCCCGGCTGGATGCAGGCACTCGCCAAGGAGGTCGATGCGTCCGTCCGCGTGTTTCCCGCCCTGGGCAACTACCCTTTCGAAGGGTTCGACCAACTTGGCTATGTCGAAGTCGATCGGCTGCAGTCCGATGCCACCCCCCTGCCGCCTACTTTCTACTCCAACGCCGGCACGAATTTTTTCGGCCTCCTGCGCCAGTGCGTCGAGCGCCGCGGCATCGAGGTCAGGCTTGGCACCGCCGCCAAAAGCCTGCTGCGCACGGCGTCAGGCGTGCACGGGCTGCGGATCGAACATGAGGGGCAAAGCGAGACCGTGGACGCCCGCGGCGGCGTGATCCTGGCGTGCGGCGGATTCGAGGCCAATGCGCAGATGCAAAGCCAGTATTTTGAAGCGACCGGCACTCGCCCTGCCAGTTTTCTGGGCAACACGGGCGACGGCATCACCATGGCCCAGGCGCTGGGCGCCGACCTTTGGCATATGTGGCACTTCCATGGTCCTTACGGTTTTCGGCATCCGGATCCGGCATTCCGGTATGGCCTGTATGCCAAGAACTTTCCAATGTGGACGCCCGGCCATCATCCTGATCCCTTGCCCCCCGTGCCGTGGATACTCGTGGACCAGCGGGGGCGGCGTTTCGCCAACGAGTACGAACCCTATCCCGGCGATACCGGTGTCAGGCATTTCGCGCATTTCGATGCCGCCAGCGCGGCGCACAGCCGCTTGCCGGCCTACTTGATCGTCGACCGGAAAGGCTTGGAGATGTATCCCCTGGGACGTGCCATTGCCAACGATCCCGCGATGACGTATCGCTGGAGTGAAGACAATCTGGCCGAGGTGGAGCTGGGTATCCTGCGTCGTGCCGAGTCGCTGCCCGCCTTGGCCACTGCCCTGGGCATGGATCCGGTCATGCTTGAAACCCAGGTACGGCAGTGGAACGCGGCGTGTGACGCTGGCCGCGACGACGCGTACGACCGCCGGCCGGAGACGATGCTGCCGTTGCTGCACGCGCCCTACTACGCCGCCGAGGTCTGGCCTCTGGTCATCAACACGCAGGGCGGCCCGGTCCACGATGCCCACCAGCGCGTGATCGACGTGCGCGGCGAGCCGATCGAAGGCCTGTATGCCGCGGGTGAACTGGGCAGCGTGTTCGGCCACATCTACCTGGCCGGCGGCAACCTTGCCGAATGCGTCGTCGGCGGGCGCAACGCCGCGCGCCATCTGGCGCACCGGCTTGAGCGATGA